Part of the Pseudomonas baltica genome is shown below.
TACCGGGCGGTGGCGCGCGATGATCAGCGGTATTTCGGGGTGCAGTTGCGCAAGGATTTTTGATGGGCTGAAGGCCAATAGGGAGATGTCGCCTGATCCGGCCTCTTCGCCGCCGAGCGCAACCTTGCTTCCACAAGATGTATTGGCGGATACCTGTGGGAGCATGGCTTGCCCGCGAAGACGCCCGCCGCCACACCGCACACTTACAAGGACACCGCTATGACCACCGCAACACGACAACTCAAGCTCGGCGCCTTCCTGATGGCCACCGGGCACCACGTCGCGGCCTGGCGGCACCGCGAGGTCCCGGCCAACGCCGGCCTGGACTTCAAGCACTACAAGCACCTGGCGCAAGTCGCCGAGGCGGCGAAGTTCGACGCGCTCTTCATCGCCGACAGCATCGCTGCCGCGACCGGCGACATCGCCAGCCACATGGCCCGCTCTGACTACTTCGAGCCCCTGACCCTGCTCTCGGCGCTGAGCGCCGTCACCGACCGCATCGGCCTGATCGCCACCGCGACCACCACCTACAACGAGCCCTACCACGTGGCGCGCAAGTTCGCGTCCCTGGACCACCTCTCCAGCGGCCGCGCAGGCTGGAACCTGGTAACTTCGGATGCCGCCGCCGAGGCCCTCAACTTCGGCCGCGACAGTCATGTCGGGCACGCCGAGCGCTACGCCAGGGCGCGGGAGTTTCATCAGGTGGTCACCGGCCTGTGGGACAGCTGGGAAGACGACGCTTTTATCCGCGACAAAGCCAGCGGCCAGTATTACGACCCGGCCAAGCTGCACGTGCTGGACCACCACGGCGAGCACTTCAAGGTCAGAGGTCCGCTCAACGTCGCCCGCGCGCCTCAAGGTCGGCCCGTCGTCGTGCAAGCCGGCTCTTCGCCCGTCGGCCTGGAACTGGCGGCCGAAACGGCCGAAGTGGTGTTCACCGCGCAAACGTCACTGGCGGCGGCGCAGGCGTTCTATCTCGATCTCAAAAGCCGCATGACGCGCTTCGGGCGTGATCCGGACGCGTTGAAAATCATGCCCGGCGCGTTCGTCGTCGTCGGCGACAGCACCGCCCAGGCGGTGGAAAAATTCGAGCAGTTCCAGGACCTCGTCGAACCCGAAGTCGGCGTCGCACTGCTTGGGCGCATGCTCGGCAACTTCGATCTGTCCGCCTACCCGCTGGACCAACCGCTGCCCGATTTACCCCTCACCGACAGTGGCCAGCAAAGCCGCCAACAACTGCTGATCCAGCTGTCCCGTGATGAAAATCTCAGCCTCGCGCAACTGGGCCGCAAGATCGCCGGCGGCCGCGGTCACTACAGCCTGATCGGCACCGCCAGCGATATTGCCGACCAGATGCAGGCCTGGTTCGAAGGCCGCGGCGCGGATGGCTTCAATATTCTGGTACCGCACCTGCCCGGCGGCCTTGAGGATGTCGCGCACCACGTCATTCCTGAACTGCAGCGTCGCGGATTGTTCCGCCATGACTACACTGGCACCACGCTGCGCGACCATCTTGGCCTCGCGCGCCCTTCTTTCACTGCCCACAGGTAAACCGCCCCATGACCTATATCGCTGCCGAAAATCGCTACGAGAATATGCCCTACCGCGCCGTCGGCCGCAGCGGCCTTGTCCTGCCCGCGCTGTCGCTCGGCCTGTGGCATAACTTCGGCGACAGCACTCCCATCGACACTCAGCGTGCCATGCTGCGCACCGCCTTCGACCTGGGCATCAACCACTTCGACCTCGCCAACAATTACGGCCCACCCTACGGCAGCGCCGAAACCAACTTCGGCCGCCTGCTGCAAGAAGACTTCAGCCAGTACCGCGACGAACTGATCATCTCCACCAAGGCCGGCTGGGACATGTGGCCCGGCCCCTATGGCCAGGGCGGCGGCTCGCGCAAATACGTGCTGGCGAGCCTCGATCAAAGCCTCAAGCGCCTGGGCCTCGATTACGTCGACATCTTCTATTCGCACCGCTTCGACCCGCTTACCCCGCTGGAAGAAACCGCCAGCGCCCTGGCCACTGCCGTGCAGCAGGGCAAGGCGCTGTACATCGGTATTTCCTCGTACTCCGGCAGCAAGACCCGCGAAATCGCTGCGCTGCTGCGCGAGTGGAAAATTCCGTTGCTGATTCACCAGCCGGCCTACAACCTGCTCAACCGCTGGGTCGAAAAAGACCTGCTCGAAGCCACCGCAGACCTCGGCGCCGGGGTCATCGCCTTTACCGCCTTGGCGCAAGGCCTGCTGACCGACAAATACCTCAACGGCACGCCCAGCGACGCGCGGGTCAACCGCCCCGGCGGCGGTTCGCTGCAAGCCAGCCACCTGTCCGACGCCAATCTCGCTCACGTGCGCGCCCTCAACGACATCGCCCAACGTCGCGGCCAAAGCCTGGCGCAAATGGCCCTGTCCTGGACCCTGCGCGACCCACGGGTGACCTCGGCGCTGATCGGCGCCAGCCGCCCGGAGCAGATCATCGAAAACGTCGCGGCCCTGAACAACCTGAGCTTCAGCGCCGAAGAGCTGGCTGAAATCGATCGTTTCGCCGTCGAGGGCGGCATCAATCTGTGGGAAAAACCTTCCAGCGCTGAGTAAGTGAGAGCGTCATGAACATCGTCGTCAAAGCAGTTGCCAGCGTACTTGCGCTGGCCTTTACCCTCAGCGCCTGGGCGGCCGATCCGGCCACCCTGCGCATCGGTTATCAAAAGGGCTCGATCGCCCTGGTGCTGGCCAAGGAGCACGGCCTGCTGGAAAAGCGTTTCCCCAATACCCAGGTCAAATGGGTGGAATTCCCCGCCGGGCCACAGATGCTCGAGGCCCTGAACGTCGGCGCGCTCGACGTCGGCTCCACCGGCGATATTCCACCCCTGTTCGCCCAGGCCGCTGGGGCCGAACTGGTGTATATCGGCGCAGAACCCGCCAAGCCCCAGGCCGAAAACATCCTGGTGCGCAACGACAGCCCGCTGCATGACGTGGCGGAGTTGAAGGGCAAGAAGGTCGCGTTCCAGAAAGGCTCAAGCTCCCACAACCTGGTACTGCGCGCGCTGAACAAGGCCGGGCTGAGC
Proteins encoded:
- a CDS encoding LLM class flavin-dependent oxidoreductase translates to MTTATRQLKLGAFLMATGHHVAAWRHREVPANAGLDFKHYKHLAQVAEAAKFDALFIADSIAAATGDIASHMARSDYFEPLTLLSALSAVTDRIGLIATATTTYNEPYHVARKFASLDHLSSGRAGWNLVTSDAAAEALNFGRDSHVGHAERYARAREFHQVVTGLWDSWEDDAFIRDKASGQYYDPAKLHVLDHHGEHFKVRGPLNVARAPQGRPVVVQAGSSPVGLELAAETAEVVFTAQTSLAAAQAFYLDLKSRMTRFGRDPDALKIMPGAFVVVGDSTAQAVEKFEQFQDLVEPEVGVALLGRMLGNFDLSAYPLDQPLPDLPLTDSGQQSRQQLLIQLSRDENLSLAQLGRKIAGGRGHYSLIGTASDIADQMQAWFEGRGADGFNILVPHLPGGLEDVAHHVIPELQRRGLFRHDYTGTTLRDHLGLARPSFTAHR
- the mgrA gene encoding L-glyceraldehyde 3-phosphate reductase, translating into MTYIAAENRYENMPYRAVGRSGLVLPALSLGLWHNFGDSTPIDTQRAMLRTAFDLGINHFDLANNYGPPYGSAETNFGRLLQEDFSQYRDELIISTKAGWDMWPGPYGQGGGSRKYVLASLDQSLKRLGLDYVDIFYSHRFDPLTPLEETASALATAVQQGKALYIGISSYSGSKTREIAALLREWKIPLLIHQPAYNLLNRWVEKDLLEATADLGAGVIAFTALAQGLLTDKYLNGTPSDARVNRPGGGSLQASHLSDANLAHVRALNDIAQRRGQSLAQMALSWTLRDPRVTSALIGASRPEQIIENVAALNNLSFSAEELAEIDRFAVEGGINLWEKPSSAE